The nucleotide sequence AGCGATCGCACTGCCGCTACCACAAAATCTTCGAGCTGCTTGTCTTCGAGCTTGTCGGGCGCAGCCGGTAGCTGGCTGGCGGCTAGCAAAGCGAGTTCTCGGGCGACGCGCCTGGATTGCATTGCAGTAGTTTGGGAAGAGGGCTTTGCTATGCTATCAGGTCGGCGACCGCTGCATGGCGGAGGTGCCGCCCCGCACTCGATCTCAAGCGGTGGTCGCAGCCTGCAAGCGCTGCCTCAGTCTGGCTAAGAGTTCGTCGGGCTGCATCACCCCTTCGATGCGATCGAGCGGCTGGCCGTCTTTAAACAGCACGACGGTAGGCAGAGCCTCTATCTGCCACTGCGAGGCAATCTGCGGATACTTTTCCGTATCTATCTTCACCACCATTAGATCGTCTCCCGCCTGCCCCTTCACCACATCCAGAATATTGGCCATAATCCGGCAGGGACCGCACCACTGGGCATAAAAGTCCACCAATACAGGCGTTTCCGATTGTTGGATCATGTCGGCAAAACTGCTAAAGGTCTGTTTCTGAGCCACGCCAATCTCTCCTTTCGCTCGGGAGCTCTATGACTGCGATGGTAGCTCTCTCCTGCAGTGGTTCGGGGGATCGATGCGATTTCTTAAGCTCGCTGCAATCGCTTTCATCGACACAGGCCGAAGGTTCCCGCTTCACTCTGCCTTCAAAAAGGCAAACCCATCGCGTAGGATTGAGACAGTTACCGCTCCCTAGGTCTATTCGATGCAGCTCAATCGCATCCTGGCGATCGCCCTAATCGTGGTCTGTTTCTTTGCGGCTATCACCGCGTCGCGTCAATCCTCTATTACGCCATCTAGCAGCGAATCCATTGCTCCCCCCAGTTTGAGTGGCGAAAGTTTTTGGCCTCGGGGCGATCGCATTGTGGCGATTTCTCTGCAGGGGCCAATCTCGGCAGACGCTAGCGGACTGATGGGGTCGCGCAAAGTTGCCGCACGCCTGCGACAACTGGCGAAAGAGGATCGCGTCAAGGGGGTATTGCTCAAATTAAATAGTCCCGGCGGTACGGTGGGAGCCAGCCAAGAGCTGTACCGTGCGGTGAAGAAAGTGCGCGAGAACAAGCCGATTGTGGTGGCTGTGGGGGATCTGGCCGCTAGCGGTGCCTATTACACAGCCAGTGCAGCAGACGAGATTGTGGCCTATCCGGGTAGCTTGGTGGGCAGCATTGGGGTGATTATTCAAGGCATTAATGCTGCCGAATTGTTAGAGAAAATCGGCATCAGTCCCGAAACTATCAAAACCGGCCAGTTCAAAGACCTCCTTTCCCCCACCCGAGCCCTGTCCGAGCCCGAGCGGGAACTGCTGGCAGATTTGATTGACAACGCCTATCAACAATTTATTGAGGATGTGGCGCGGGGTCGCCAGCACCTACCCGAGAACGCCGAGGCTGTTCTGAGCGAGGAGGTTATGCAAGCGCGAGAGGGGATGACAGTGGAACAGGTTCGCCAGCTCGCTGACGGACGCATTTTCACCGGCCAGCAGGCATTAGCCGCTGGTTTAGTGGACGAATTGGGCGGTATTGACGAGGCGATCGCCAATTTGCGCACCTGGATCGGCAATGACGATATCCCCGTCAGTACCGAGTTTCCCGATCTCAATCTCTTCTGGAATCTATTCCAATCTCAATTCTCCGGCTTCTCCCCCTCTCCAGGCAACGCTCTACTTTCCCCCTCTCCGGCGATGCAGACTACTTCCAACTTGTCCGACGCACCAGTTCTGTGGCTATCCCCCTGGATGCAATTGCAGGCTCAGCTCGTTCCCTAAAGTTTGCTCCCTACATGAAAAACCCAGAACGCGATAGCAGCATCTAGATGCTGCTATCGCGCTAGAGACTTATTTAAAAATAAAGAGTCTTTTGGGAATAAGGACTTTTCAGTGCAGTGCAAGGAGTAGGCGGCAATCACCCGTCCAGTGACTCGGTGCCCAGCCTATTACTAGTAGGCCAATGTGGAAAGCGTTTCTTTGAGATAGCGATGGACGAGCACATCTAAGGAGACAGATGGGCGATCGCCTGTTGCTTCACTGGTCTGCGACTGTCGCCACTCCTGAAACCCAGAGCTTTCGGCGATCGCCTGACGGAGGGGATTCCAGACGGTTCGGCAATCTTGTTGTGAGGCAGAAGATGTCATCGCAACGTTTCGTAAATTTTTGCCACTGTTGACAGCGCCCAGTTTGCGGGTTCGAACCCTACCAACTGATGGTATCAGCTTAGTCCGAGGGGCAAAAATCCTGCAAGCGTACTGCGATACCGTTTTGACAAAATCTGATACGATGCCGCTTTTATGTCAGAGCTGAGCAACCGCGATGGGATGGCGCTGGAGATTCGATAGGAACCGTTGGGTCGAGGCAGAGATAAGCCCCTGGCTGAGGCTGGGGTTCGCGATCGCCTGCTCGGGACTCTTGCTGCGTCTCGTCAGGGCTGCCACCTGGAGCGAACGAGCCATCGCTGTGACTTTAGTCCTATTTCTGTTTGATGCCGCACGCATGGCCATGGTGGATGTCGAACAGTGGCAGCAGGTGAAACGACTCCTGCCCCAAGCGGATTTGGGCGGGTTTATTCGTCCCGTCACGGTTGCCATTAGCTCGGAACTCGTGGGTTTCCTGCTGGGCTGGCGCTGGCTGGGGGTTGGCATCGCGATCGTTTTGGGCGGTCAGCTCGCCTTCAACCTGACTGCTACCCTCCAACTCGATCCCGCCGCCACAATTCCAGTGCGACCCTGGAGCAGGCGCGATCGCTTGCCAGTTCTTATTGCTGACGCTTTAGCCTCAACCCTAGCCATTCTTTGGATCGCGGGCGAACAGTGGTTGGGATGGTCCGTGTCGCTGCTCGGCATGGTGGCAATCTACCTAGCCATCAAATACGCTCCCGCGATGGCGAGAGCGAGATCTTAGTTTGCTGGGATAAAGTCTAGTTTGCTGAGAAAAACTGGGGCAGATGGATTCGAACCACCGAATGGCGGGACCAAAACCCGCTGCCTTACCACTTGGCGATGCCCCAATGGCGCTTTAACACTGTAGCGACACCAAAAAACTTCTGTCAAGGCTGCCCGTGGCTCCCCTCGAACGCCAACCGATGTCAAGATAGGAAGCAACTGCGCTCGACTGGCCGCCAATGCCCCAACGACCCTTTCCGCTCAAACCGATCCTGCTGACAGCGGGCGGTTTCGTGGTGTTGGAACAAGCCATTTCCAACCTGGCCTCTTTGCATACTGCTGTTGCCCCCACCGCTCCCTGGCTGGCCAATCTCCTCACTGTGACCCTCGGTCTAGCGACGCTTGGACTCGTCGGTTCGGGGGGATATTGGGTGTGGGTGCTGGCGGGCGGCAAGCGGTTCTCTATCTTTCCTGCCAAACAACAAAAGAGAAACCCAAAAACATCGACTCAACTGCTGAAAGTAACCCCCGAGCGGGTGGAACGGGAGTTGGGCAACTTGGACGAGCTGCTAGAAAAGCTGCAAAACGATATCGCGCGGCGATCGCTGCGCCAGCAAGCCAAACGGATCGGTCGCGAGCTGGCGGCCAATCAATTGCGTCTAGTCGTATTCGGCACCAGTTCCGCTGGCAAAACCTCCCTGGTCAATGCTCTCTTGGGCCATCGCGTCGGCGATACTGCCCCCACTTTGGGCACAACCCAAGCCGGAGCTATTCATACCTATGCCATTCCGGGAGTGGGAGGGAAAATTGAAATTGCCGATACGCCAGGGCTGCAGGCGGTAGGTCTGACGGGCGAGTCGGAAGCGGTGACCCTTGCCAAACACGCCGATCTCCTCATGTTTGTCGTATCGGGGGATATGACAGCAACAGAATACGAGCAGCTCCGCACCTTAGCTGAAATTGGCAAGCGGATGGTGGTGGTCCTGAACAAAACAGACCAGTACGTTCCGTCAGACGTGCAAGAGATCGTTGACAGCCTGCAGAGCAAAACCGATCGAGTAATGCCCTCAGGCACTGTGGTTAAAGTGGCCGCCGATCCCGTCCCTATCAAGGTGCGGCGGCACGAAGTGGACGGCACCATCGTCGAAACCTATGCCGAGCGCTTGCCCGATACGCAGGAATTGACCGCCCAACTCGGTCGCGTCCTCAAGCGGGAGGGCACCCAGCTACGCTTGGCGAATGCCTTGCAAAAGGCGCGCTCTCTTGCCTCTGGGGCTGAAGCGGCGATCGCCAGTAGCCGCCGTTCCCGTGCCGAACAGGTGATTCAACGGATGCAGTGGACGACTGCAGCGGCGATCGCCGTCAATCCTGTGCCGGTTCTAGATTTATTAGCTGCCGCTGCCATCAACGCCCGCACAATTGGCAAATTGCACGCCATTTACAATCGCAAAATCTCCCTCAAACGGGCCGAGCAAATGGCGAAATCCTTCGGACAGGTGATGCTGAAAATTGGCGGCGTTGAAGTGGCCACGCAGGTGCTGGGCAGTGCTCTCAAAGCCTCTCCCTTAATGCCGATGGGGGTTTCGCTACAGGCACTCAGTTGCGCCTACTTAACCCGCGTAGCGGGCGCGAGCTACCTCGATTGGTTGGAAAGCGATACCCCCTGGGACGAGGAGACGATGCTCGATCGGGTTAAGACTCAACTGCAGCTCGGCAGTCGCACCGAATTTATCGAGACCTTCCTGCGTCAAGCCGCGAAAGCAGCCAAGCGATCGCTCCTCCCCACTCAAACGCCCCAAACCCCTGAGGCGATCGCCGCAAGCTCGGGGGGCTCGAACGAAGTCTCTCCCGTACCCTTGCCCCGCGATCGCGCCACCGTCCAAGCTAGCTAACCTTCTCCCCTATGTCGGCCTCCTCCAGCCAGTCCACGCCTACGCCAGCGACAGATTCGCCTCCAAACAGTCCCCTCGATCGCGCTAGAGCGACATTGGCGCACGCCCTCGACGGGATCGAACTCACCCCCCAAGAGTTGCAGGTGTGCGAAACGGAACTGCGCCTACTGGATGCCCTCAAGACCAAACTGGAGCGCAATCGCCTCTCCATCGCGGTCTTCGGTCTCGTCGGACAGGGCAAGTCGGCCACAATCAATGCCCTCGTGGGCAAGCCCGCCGTCGCCACCGGAGCGGCCCACGGAACGACCCATTCCGCCACCTCGCTGCAGTGGGCCGTAAGAGTGCGATCGGCCCCAGCCAAAGCCTCTTCTCAATCCACCCCACGCGATTCCTGCCCACCCAGCAACGGCAAAACCGCCACTGAATTGCTGCACTTGGAACTGCTCGATACCCCCGGCATCAACGATGTAGATGGCGAAACCCGCGAGCAACTGGCCTTCGATGTCGCTCGCCGAGCCGATCTCATTCTGTTCGTCATTTCGGGAGACATGACCGATTGCGAAACCCAAGCCCTCAAGCAACTGCGGCAGCTACAAAAGCCTATTGTGCTGGCCTTCAACAAAATCGATCTCTATCCCGATCGCGATCGGCAAACCCTCTACGAACAACT is from Synechococcus sp. PCC 7336 and encodes:
- the trxA gene encoding thioredoxin yields the protein MAQKQTFSSFADMIQQSETPVLVDFYAQWCGPCRIMANILDVVKGQAGDDLMVVKIDTEKYPQIASQWQIEALPTVVLFKDGQPLDRIEGVMQPDELLARLRQRLQAATTA
- the sppA gene encoding signal peptide peptidase SppA, yielding MQLNRILAIALIVVCFFAAITASRQSSITPSSSESIAPPSLSGESFWPRGDRIVAISLQGPISADASGLMGSRKVAARLRQLAKEDRVKGVLLKLNSPGGTVGASQELYRAVKKVRENKPIVVAVGDLAASGAYYTASAADEIVAYPGSLVGSIGVIIQGINAAELLEKIGISPETIKTGQFKDLLSPTRALSEPERELLADLIDNAYQQFIEDVARGRQHLPENAEAVLSEEVMQAREGMTVEQVRQLADGRIFTGQQALAAGLVDELGGIDEAIANLRTWIGNDDIPVSTEFPDLNLFWNLFQSQFSGFSPSPGNALLSPSPAMQTTSNLSDAPVLWLSPWMQLQAQLVP
- a CDS encoding YcjF family protein yields the protein MPQRPFPLKPILLTAGGFVVLEQAISNLASLHTAVAPTAPWLANLLTVTLGLATLGLVGSGGYWVWVLAGGKRFSIFPAKQQKRNPKTSTQLLKVTPERVERELGNLDELLEKLQNDIARRSLRQQAKRIGRELAANQLRLVVFGTSSAGKTSLVNALLGHRVGDTAPTLGTTQAGAIHTYAIPGVGGKIEIADTPGLQAVGLTGESEAVTLAKHADLLMFVVSGDMTATEYEQLRTLAEIGKRMVVVLNKTDQYVPSDVQEIVDSLQSKTDRVMPSGTVVKVAADPVPIKVRRHEVDGTIVETYAERLPDTQELTAQLGRVLKREGTQLRLANALQKARSLASGAEAAIASSRRSRAEQVIQRMQWTTAAAIAVNPVPVLDLLAAAAINARTIGKLHAIYNRKISLKRAEQMAKSFGQVMLKIGGVEVATQVLGSALKASPLMPMGVSLQALSCAYLTRVAGASYLDWLESDTPWDEETMLDRVKTQLQLGSRTEFIETFLRQAAKAAKRSLLPTQTPQTPEAIAASSGGSNEVSPVPLPRDRATVQAS